A region of Allocoleopsis franciscana PCC 7113 DNA encodes the following proteins:
- a CDS encoding phosphoribosyltransferase — protein sequence MLFKDRRAAGQQLAEKLAAYANRPDVLVLALPRGGVPVAFEVAQTLHVPLNIFLVRKLGVPGQEELAMGALASGGVRVLNDEVVRSLHLSEVTIDQVATQEQQELERRECLYRDDRLAPNLKECTVIVVDDGLATGATMRAAVKAIRQQQPTRIVVAVPISSPETCQELAAEVDEMICAMTPSPFQSVGHWYNNFSQTTDQEVRDLLQQATTRTQPSAVGVAQL from the coding sequence ATGCTATTCAAAGACCGGAGGGCGGCAGGTCAACAACTGGCTGAGAAGCTAGCCGCCTATGCCAACCGTCCAGATGTTTTAGTGTTGGCGCTACCGAGAGGGGGTGTACCCGTCGCCTTTGAGGTTGCCCAAACGCTTCATGTTCCCTTAAATATTTTTCTGGTTCGCAAACTGGGTGTACCCGGTCAAGAAGAGTTGGCAATGGGGGCGCTTGCCTCTGGCGGTGTGCGAGTTCTCAATGACGAAGTGGTGCGATCGCTTCATCTTTCTGAAGTAACCATCGATCAGGTGGCAACCCAAGAACAGCAAGAGCTAGAACGAAGAGAATGCCTTTATCGGGATGACCGTCTTGCCCCGAATCTAAAAGAATGCACCGTTATTGTAGTCGATGATGGTCTAGCAACAGGTGCAACCATGCGTGCAGCCGTCAAGGCGATTCGGCAACAGCAACCGACTCGGATTGTTGTTGCTGTACCGATTTCTTCACCGGAAACCTGCCAGGAATTGGCAGCCGAGGTAGACGAAATGATCTGCGCCATGACACCCTCTCCTTTCCAGAGCGTTGGTCACTGGTACAACAATTTTTCACAAACGACAGACCAAGAGGTTCGTGACCTACTCCAACAGGCAACAACCAGGACTCAACCTTCAGCCGTTGGAGTGGCTCAGCTGTAA
- a CDS encoding molybdenum cofactor guanylyltransferase, with protein MMSKTELLSAIILAGGQSSRMGQDKALIPLQGIPLLRRVSEVALHCASEVYVVTPWPERYQNLLPNACRLLQEVPLPGQTEPHGPLVGFAQGLAPVKTDWVLLLACDLPQLQVNVLQNWATQLEKTDKNVIALLPRHAKGWEPLCGFYRRQCLPILFDFINEGGRSFQSWLAQHPVQELMIQDTRILFNCNTPADLERLASYQ; from the coding sequence ATGATGAGTAAGACTGAATTACTATCTGCGATTATCCTGGCTGGAGGGCAGAGTTCTCGCATGGGTCAGGACAAAGCCTTGATTCCTCTCCAGGGTATTCCGCTGCTGCGACGGGTTAGTGAGGTCGCTCTCCACTGTGCCAGTGAAGTCTACGTCGTTACCCCTTGGCCTGAGCGCTACCAAAACCTTTTACCCAATGCGTGCCGTTTACTACAGGAAGTTCCTTTACCCGGTCAAACCGAACCCCATGGCCCTCTCGTAGGATTTGCTCAAGGTCTGGCTCCAGTTAAAACCGATTGGGTACTCTTACTCGCCTGCGATTTACCCCAACTACAGGTCAACGTTTTACAAAATTGGGCAACGCAGCTAGAAAAGACGGACAAAAATGTCATTGCTCTGCTGCCGCGACATGCTAAAGGTTGGGAGCCGTTGTGTGGTTTCTATAGACGCCAGTGTCTGCCAATACTCTTTGACTTTATCAACGAGGGAGGACGCTCGTTTCAGTCTTGGTTAGCGCAACATCCAGTGCAAGAACTGATGATTCAGGATACCCGAATCTTATTTAATTGCAACACTCCAGCTGACTTAGAACGCTTAGCTTCCTATCAATAA
- a CDS encoding erythromycin esterase family protein, with amino-acid sequence MLDFTKTNISDVVRQAAEPLTGVAQDYDLLMDLMGDARFVLIGEASHGTYEFYEQRAEITKRLIREKGFTAVAVEADWPDAYRVNRYVRGMNDDATSTDALAGFDRFPTWMWRNTVVTNFVDWLREYNHSLPPNATQTGFYGLDLYSMYESIKAVLGYLDKIDPEAAQRARYRYSCLEHFGEDSQSYGYAASFGLSSSCKEEAISQLKELQHRTVEYSQQDGQVAEDEFFYAQQNARLVKNAEEYYRSMFRGRVSSWNLRDRHMAETLDHLVAHLDRQGNRTKVVVWAHNSHLGDARATDMGTSGELNVGQLVRQQYGKDAVLVGFSTYTGTVTAASDWGAPAQRKRVRPGLSGSYEALFHATELPQFWLNLRDNHELGERLRQPRLERAIGVIYLPQSERVSHYFKARLSEQFDVMIHFDQTRALEPLERTPHWESGEAPETYPFGF; translated from the coding sequence ATGTTAGATTTCACAAAAACGAATATAAGTGATGTCGTGCGTCAGGCGGCTGAGCCACTCACAGGCGTAGCTCAAGATTATGACTTATTGATGGATTTAATGGGTGATGCTCGCTTTGTTCTGATCGGTGAGGCGTCTCACGGTACATACGAATTCTATGAACAACGAGCTGAAATTACTAAGCGGCTGATTCGGGAAAAAGGCTTTACGGCTGTGGCGGTTGAGGCGGATTGGCCGGATGCCTACCGCGTGAACCGCTATGTGCGCGGGATGAACGATGATGCGACCAGTACCGATGCTCTGGCTGGCTTTGATCGCTTCCCCACCTGGATGTGGCGTAATACAGTTGTGACCAACTTCGTGGATTGGCTACGTGAATACAATCACTCATTGCCACCCAATGCTACCCAGACAGGCTTTTATGGGCTTGACCTCTATAGCATGTATGAGTCCATCAAAGCTGTTCTTGGCTATCTCGACAAGATTGACCCGGAAGCCGCTCAGAGGGCACGGTATCGCTATTCTTGCTTGGAACATTTTGGCGAGGATAGCCAATCATATGGATATGCTGCCAGCTTTGGCTTGAGTTCATCCTGTAAAGAGGAAGCGATTAGCCAGCTAAAGGAATTGCAACACCGCACGGTTGAGTATTCGCAACAAGATGGTCAGGTGGCAGAGGATGAGTTTTTCTATGCCCAGCAAAATGCACGGCTGGTGAAGAACGCGGAGGAATACTACCGTTCGATGTTTCGGGGGCGAGTCTCGTCGTGGAATTTACGCGACCGCCACATGGCGGAAACTCTCGATCACCTGGTTGCTCACTTGGATCGACAAGGGAATCGTACTAAAGTCGTTGTCTGGGCACACAACTCCCACCTTGGGGATGCACGCGCAACAGACATGGGGACATCTGGAGAATTGAATGTCGGTCAATTGGTGCGTCAACAGTATGGCAAGGATGCTGTATTAGTCGGCTTCAGCACCTACACGGGGACTGTTACGGCGGCTTCCGATTGGGGGGCACCGGCACAGCGCAAGCGGGTTCGTCCGGGGTTGTCAGGGAGTTATGAAGCCTTGTTTCACGCTACCGAGTTGCCACAATTCTGGTTGAATCTGCGGGATAACCATGAACTTGGAGAGAGGCTGCGTCAGCCACGATTGGAACGTGCGATCGGTGTGATTTATCTTCCCCAAAGCGAGCGCGTCAGCCACTACTTCAAGGCTCGTCTATCCGAGCAATTTGATGTGATGATCCACTTTGATCAAACACGAGCTTTAGAACCCCTAGAGCGCACTCCCCACTGGGAATCAGGCGAAGCACCGGAGACTTATCCTTTTGGTTTTTAG